Below is a window of Zygotorulaspora mrakii chromosome 3, complete sequence DNA.
agttttttttataaACGCACCATTTATGGGAAATATCCCAAGAGATGCTATGCATTCAAAACGCCAAAGGATGTTTCCAAATCCTCAGAATTAATACGTATACTATTTCTTTCTATGCCAAATCTTAAGGAAAAGTCTTATGCTCCAAAGAACAGATTTGAGGAGATTTTTAACACTGCAAAAGATCCTGAGACATTGGACGATTCGGATATGGGCAGTCTTTTGGATGACGATGACCATGGTGGAAGTGAAGTTGAGCTCTTCACAAAGAATAATCCATACGtagagatgaaaaatacTTACTTGCTGTCAACTAATGACTCGTTGTACTTGGTAGGCGAACCTGTGCCAACGAAAATATCTGATGGCATTGCAGATTGTGAAGTATTTGATACACTGCCAGGGACTGCTAAAagttttgttttgataGCCACTAACACTGGTtatttaaaaatgatataCATGAAGGACAATACCGAGGAACCGTGTTGTATTCAGTCAAGTCTTTTAGGTCGAGAGGGTACATGGCATATTGTTAAGCATGCCACTGCCAATCAATTTGTGGCAGTAAACATGATAACGGGGGTCTgcaagtttttcaaattcgaaCAATTTTCTCGTTTTCAGCTTATTAATAACTTGACTATTGACAATGCATCTATATTGGATTGCATTTTCCTACCTAATAAAATCAAGTCACACTTTTTACTCTTTATAGCTGCCTTGCGATGTCACAGGCTAGTTTATTTCTGTATCGAATGGGATTTCGAGGCATCCGCGAGCAAATGGGTTCATCATTTACCTTATTTCAGTGACGAAAAACCCGAACGATCTATACCAATAGGTGACCGCAAatgttttgttttctttcatgACGAAATCCATCTGGTTTGTGCAGATCAGATAATGTCTGGTGAGactaatttcaaaaagtttcaCTTTAACGCCTTGAAAGATGTCTTATCTTTCTTTGACGCCCCGATTCTACTCAAGAAACTCCAGGGAATTAATGAAAGACAGTTTGCGGAGTTCACTGATTGCACAGTATTGGCTTCCAAGAGTGGCAATATTGTGATATGTTTAACAAATGATGCTAATGAAATAAGATTATATTCCTTAACAAGGTTCAAAGGTCTGAAAAGCATTTGCGCGGCTGTCGGCCAGGCGCAAAGAGTTGAAGAATATAATATAGCTATTGTTAGTTTCTCGAGGACACTTGAATTGACAATCGATATTACAGATATAGACTTACtcgatgaaaaatcaaatattcCCTCACTGCATCGTATCATTATGAAACATACCATGGATAGTTCAACAGAAGAGGCTTCCGAGCTGTTAGTGCTTTCCCCTCCAAAAATGACTAGTAGGTTTGCTACTGAGCTCTGGACAGTGTCCCCTGTTGCATTGACACATTTACAACGCCAGTTTCCAGTGAGAAAGCTTAACGCCATTTGCACACTGTCAGAATTTGAGTTATTTAACCATCTTGAGATAGTAGATTTGAGCAAGTTAGGGAGCACAGTTGGGACTAAACTGCTCGATGAACGTGATGAGAACAATGAGAGAAAGTACTTTATTTTTGGTTCAGACAAATTACTTACTTCTCAAGCTTATATTTTAGATACCACAGATGGAAATCCTAAAATAGTGGAACTCGATGATCTGTTCTGCGGCAAAAATGAGCTTACATTAGCAGTTTTTTTCCCTCAGCAGGACGCTATGGTTCAGGTAACGGAAAGCACTGTCTATCTCGAAAGCCACCTTTCTGACTCCGACGTTCTGCCTACACAATTTTCTCCGGGATGGAAGATTGAAGGTGTTTCGTATCTTCTCAATAAAGTCATCATATGGAGTATCTCAGAGAAAAGAGTCTCGtatattgatgatattcaaaGCTTGGTTGATGGAAATTCTTTTAAGAAAAGCGCTCTTATTGAAGAGCAGATGCTAAATTTATCATTAGACACAGAGTTTCTCTTCATCGATTTAGAAGGCTGTCACTTATTAGTGACAGCAAATAAAGGACTCCTGGGCTATGCTTGGAAGGATATTGTTTCCGACGAGAGGAAAACATCGAAGCCCAAAATTGTATATCCCAAGAAATGTAGGTGCTTGAAGTGGTTCGCTCCGGAGCTTTGCTTTGTAACAAATGACCatgaatttatcatttttaacATGTCGATAAACGCAGGGAAAACATTAGAGATGTGCTATGGAAAGAAGGATATAAGAATCAAAGGCATAGACTCATGCAATGGACTAGTATTCTCAACGCAGGAAATTACTTTATTTTCTATACGACGATCAAATAATAGTGTTGACTGTtatgatttgaaattgcctTATCAAAGCAGAGTCAACCCAATTTTGGATGTCCATGTTGATGCAAATGCACAAATAGTTTTTGTGCTCTACAGCACTGGTTTGAGAGTGTTTGACATGTCCTACCTTTCATGGAACTACTCTAGTTATCTTTTGAGAGCAACCAAACAAagcaataaaaaatcaattttcatAAAGAAGCTTAATCGGCTGCTCGTTATAAACTTCTGCAACAGAGAATGGGATTGCTTGAAATTATCTGATGGTAAGATATTGGCACTAA
It encodes the following:
- the MMS1 gene encoding Mms1p (similar to Saccharomyces cerevisiae MMS1 (YPR164W); ancestral locus Anc_7.519); the protein is MSTIKRDEQVEITAYAALLKGDHLSLFDSIDRPFLIFGKNAKEQTERFLECIQDTRKVILRRNNERLSFFYKRTIYGKYPKRCYAFKTPKDVSKSSELIRILFLSMPNLKEKSYAPKNRFEEIFNTAKDPETLDDSDMGSLLDDDDHGGSEVELFTKNNPYVEMKNTYLLSTNDSLYLVGEPVPTKISDGIADCEVFDTLPGTAKSFVLIATNTGYLKMIYMKDNTEEPCCIQSSLLGREGTWHIVKHATANQFVAVNMITGVCKFFKFEQFSRFQLINNLTIDNASILDCIFLPNKIKSHFLLFIAALRCHRLVYFCIEWDFEASASKWVHHLPYFSDEKPERSIPIGDRKCFVFFHDEIHLVCADQIMSGETNFKKFHFNALKDVLSFFDAPILLKKLQGINERQFAEFTDCTVLASKSGNIVICLTNDANEIRLYSLTRFKGLKSICAAVGQAQRVEEYNIAIVSFSRTLELTIDITDIDLLDEKSNIPSLHRIIMKHTMDSSTEEASELLVLSPPKMTSRFATELWTVSPVALTHLQRQFPVRKLNAICTLSEFELFNHLEIVDLSKLGSTVGTKLLDERDENNERKYFIFGSDKLLTSQAYILDTTDGNPKIVELDDLFCGKNELTLAVFFPQQDAMVQVTESTVYLESHLSDSDVLPTQFSPGWKIEGVSYLLNKVIIWSISEKRVSYIDDIQSLVDGNSFKKSALIEEQMLNLSLDTEFLFIDLEGCHLLVTANKGLLGYAWKDIVSDERKTSKPKIVYPKKCRCLKWFAPELCFVTNDHEFIIFNMSINAGKTLEMCYGKKDIRIKGIDSCNGLVFSTQEITLFSIRRSNNSVDCYDLKLPYQSRVNPILDVHVDANAQIVFVLYSTGLRVFDMSYLSWNYSSYLLRATKQSNKKSIFIKKLNRLLVINFCNREWDCLKLSDGKILALNPMVLADSIANPLLDVVEIPNSSKYVSLVIIFKHTLKLVNLIPYHGKIVIKEKCKQDFHEHFLFPHVEVNENGECYILQIPKEMDGSENIKKAKICCYELRNCEELHLVTSIYLRVPSDDSIKEFRLVGRDHILIRSSLYAKAFLLNNISSSEHNARVLPINNPPNLNIFKMAPLDNETFVIVYRCQERPDHISELHFFHKDDISFTNHMLSFPADGSVNLFEESIKIANEEEENLASTDEEIDGHPSPAAELNERPSENGSENETGGESGNEYMQELEVNDIPSSQASTLSFSGNELDIEMDEVDEIDAFGVEPREVSQNIPEEQHQMNSPQSFPSAFDGEQRRVNNFQFESEDDELEESTRCTSLRRPYKKIKLDKSVMDVKYDPAARLLYVLTTGGSVLVFAGTSETAADNNERHNNSGYRISTHELNKTQANMDLRTFA